Within Streptomyces antibioticus, the genomic segment ACCCGCACCGTGCTCGTCACAGGAGGAACCAGCGGCATCGGCCGTGCCGTCGCGGCCCGGTTCGCCGCCGACCGGGCGGAGGTGTACATCACCGGCCGCCACGCCGACACCGTCGAACGGGCGGCGAAGGAACTGGGCGTGCACGGCGTGACCTGCGACGCGACCGACCCCGGGCAGGTCGCGGCACTCGCCGCCCGGTTCGACGCGCTGGACGTCCTGGTGAACGCGGCCGGCGGTCTGCCCGGCCCGGCACCCGGCGATGTCCCGCCCCTGGAAGGGGTGTTGGCGCAGTGGCGGGCCAACCTCGCCCAGAACCTGCTCGGCGCGGTGCTGACCACGGCCTCCGTACAGGACAAGCTCGGCCCGGGTGGCACGGTCCTCAGCATCGGGTCGATCGGCGCCGAGCGCCGGGGCGGCTCCTACGGCGCGGCGAAGGCGGCACTGGCCGCGTGGAGCGCCTCGCTCTCCAGTGAACTCGGCCCCCGCGGGGTCACCGTCAACGTGATCTCCGCGGGCTACATCGCCGGAACCAACTTCTTCCAGGGGCAGATGACCGACGAGCGCCACGCGTCGCTGGTGGGGGAGACGCACGACAAGCGCGCGGGCACGGTCGACGACATCGCCGAGACGGCCCACTTCCTCGCCTCGCCGGGCGCCCGGCACATCACCGGCCAGACCATCCACGTCAACGGCGGTGCCTTCACCACGAGATAGCGCCCTCAGGGACCGGGTCAACCGCAGGACGACCCCGCCGTCGGTCCACGGTCTACGTGAACGCCGTTCCCGACGCCCGAAGTCGACGGCGTCTCCGGCTCCGCGGCGGACGCCGTCGGCACCCTCGCTCTCCTAGCCTCGACGACATCGCGGGGGCGACAGACGTCGCCCACCGAGAGTCGAGTACGGCCGGGACCAGCCGGCCACGGGGGAAAACATCATGCGTACCGATGCCTGCGACAACCGCACGACACCCAGGAAGACCAAGGGCCCCAGGACGAACGGGGGTTGGAGGTCCTACGCCGTGGGGGCCGCCGCGGTCGCCGCGGCGTTCGCCGCCACGGCGTGCGAGCCCGACACGACCGACGGCGCCGGCTCCACTCCTTCGGGCCGGCCGAGCGCGTCGAGTCCGGCGAAGCCGAGTGACTCCGGTGGTGACAACTCGGGGGGCACCACCGGTGGCGGCGGGAACGGCGGCGACAGCGCCGCCGTTCCCGACTGCGCCGAGGAGGACCTCTCGTTCGGCACCACCCTGGAGGACGGGAAGGGAGAGGTCCCCAAGCATCTCCTGATCGCCGTCACCAACGCGGGCGACAAGAAGTGCGCCGTCCACCACTACCCGTACCTCTTCCTCGGCGACTACGCCGAGGCCCGGTACCCGATCGACGTGTACGAGGACAGCGACCCCGGGGAGGGCCCCGTCGTCCTCGCACCCGGGGACGAGGCGTACGCCGCGCTGCTCGCCTCCGGTGTCCCCATGGACCAGTACGAGACGGACTCGGTCACCCTTCTCCTGCACGGACGTGAGCACGGCAGTGACGGGAGCGGGCCGATCGGCGTGGACCTGCCGGGGGTGGTGGCGTTCGACGACGGCGCCCGGGTCACGTACTGGACGACCGCGTCCGGCTTCGCGCTGGACTTCATCATGGACTCCTGACGGCCGGGGGCCGCGACTCCGCGTGGGGGCGGATCAGTTGAGAACCGTCGTCTACCATGACCGGATGCCCGCGACGCAGGCCCTCCGCCCGCGCCCGGCCCACGTGGCCCTCGCCGCCGGCTTCGCCGTCGCCGGCTGTCTGGCGGGCGCCTTCTACCATCCGGCGCCGTGGCGGCCGTTCGACCTGTGGGCCCACCTGCTCACCCTGCTGATCGCCCTCCCGCTCGCGCTGCGGGAGAACCGGCCGTTCGCCGTGCTCGTGGTCACGGCGGCGGGCTTCGCCGGTTATCTGCTGCTCGGGTATCAGCCCTCGCTCAACTTCTGGGTCCCGGCGGTGGCGTTCGTCTCCGTCGCGGCCCGGGCGGCCCGCGCCCGCATCGTCTGCGGGGCCGCGCTGCTCACCGCCGTCATCGCGCTCAGCGGGGTGTGCGGGCGGCTGCCCTGGCCGGTCGTGGCCGTACAGGCGCTGATCGTGCCGGCCGTCGCCTTCGCCGTCGGACTCACCCAGCGCCGACTGGCCGCGCGCAACGCCGAGTTGCGGCGGCTGACCGCGCTGCTCGACCGGCAGCAACGCCAGGAGGCCCGGCGGGCCGTGCTGGACGAGCGGTTCCGGATCGCGCGCGAGCTGCACGACACGATCTCGCAGCACATGACGATCGTCACCCTCCAGACCGGTGTGGCCGAGTACCTGTTCCACGCCGACCCGCCCGCCGCCCGTACGGCCCTCGGCACCGCCGCCGCGGCCGGACGGGAGTCGCTGGACGAACTGCGCCGACTGCTGGTCGTCCTGCGCACCCACGACCTCGGCGGCACGCCCGGCGCGGAGGATCCGGCCGACCTGCTTCCCGACGACCCGCTCCCCGACGACCTGTTGGCCGACATCGGCCGTATCCCCGCGCTCGCGGAGCGCCTGGAGGCGGCCGGCCTGCACGTCGGGATCCGGTTCACAGGTGAACGCAGACCCCTGCACCCCGGGCTCGAACTGTGCGCCTACCGCGTCGTCCAGGAAGCTCTCACCAACGTCGTCAAGCACTCCGGATCGGGTACGGCCGACGTCGAAGTCCGCTACCTGGACGACGAATTGCGCGTCACGGTCCTCGACCGGGGAGGCCCGCTTCCGGCCACGACGGGCGGCGGTTCCGGACACGGTTTGATCGGAATGCGGGAACGGGCCAAGATGTGGCACGGCTCGCTGACCACCGGTGCGCGCCCGGGAGGCGGATACCAGGTACAGCTACGACTCCCCCTGGGGCAGGACCGGGACGGCGGCTGATCCGAGACCCGAGCAGTGAGCATCTCCGAGGAGCGCTGTGGCCCGCATCCTGGTCGTGGACGATCAGCACCTCATCCGCTCCGGCATCGTGACGCTGCTGCGCACCGTGGAGGGGCTGGGCCCGGTCCTGGAGGCGTCGGACGGTGAGGAGGCCGTCGCCGCCGCGCGCGAACACCGCCCGGATCTGATCCTCATGGACATCAAGATGCCCCGGCTCAGCGGACTCGCGGCCGCCGAGCGCATCCTCGCCCTCGGCCTCGACCCGGCGCCCCGCATCGTCGTCCTCACCACCTTCGACGAGGACGAGTACGTCTACGCCGCCCTGCGCGCGGGCTGTAGCGGCTTCCTCCTCAAGGACATGCCGCCGCAGCAGCTCCTCAGCGCCGTCACCGCGACCCTCTCCGCCGACCTCCTGGTGGCCCCGGCCCGCGTCCGGCGGCTGGTCGAGCAGCATGCCGTACGGCAACAACGGTCCCGTACCGGGGGCGACGCGACGAGCGTGCTCACGGACCGCGAGGCCGAGGTGCTCGGGCTCGTCGCCAAGGGTCTCGCCAACGAGGAGATCGCCGACCGTATGAGCGTCAGCGAGTCGACCGTCAAGACCCACCTGCACCGCGCGATGACCAAGCTGAACCTCCGCAGCCGCGCCCAGGCGGTCGTGTTCGCCTATGAGTCGGGTATCGCACAGGTCGGCGATTGACGCTCACCGGTGGATCCGTCGGCGGGCGATCAGTTCGAGGGTGAGGGCCACCGCGAGCGCCTCCACCGCGAGCAGGGCGATCAGCACGAAGACCTGCACGGCACCGGCCAGCACCGGTGAGGCTCCGCCGAGCAGCATGCCGACGAACGCCCCCGGCAGCGTGACCAGCCCGACGGTGCGGGTCTGGTCCAGGGCCGGCACCAACGCCTCCGACGCGGCACCCCGAGCCACTTCGAGCCGCGCCTCACGCTCCAGCAGGCCCAGCGCGAGGCCGGCTTCCACCTCTCCGTGCCGCTGGGCGAGTTCGTCCAGACCGCGCCGACCCGCCAGCACGGTCGCGGTCAGCGCCCCGCCCATGAGAATGCCGGTCACGGGAACGATGGCGATCCCGGGCACGGGCAACAGCCCGCCGATCACAAGTCCCGCCACGACCGGCGCCACCGGAACGGCGATCGGCAACGCCGCCCACCACCACGTCGAGTTACGGGTGATCCGCCGACCCGCCGTCCGGGTCGCGACGCCGAACATCAGACACAAGAACCCGACGAGCGCCGCGGTATGCCCCACCGCCCACCCGATCACCAGGGATACGGCGGCCAGTTGCGCGGCGGCCCGCACCCCGGCCGCCACGATCTCCCACGCCCGCCCGAACGACGCGTCCGGCGCCAGCCGAAACACCACGGCCACCCCGGCGGCGGCGACCAACAACACCACCAACGCGACACCGAGCCGCAGATCGACGGGCAACAAGGTCTCCGCGGCAAGGACATGCATCCACGGACACTACCCACCGCACCAGGAGCCCTACGCGGCGGCCGACGGCCCCCTATCGTGGTGACGATGGACTGGATGGCTCTCGCGAGCACCCTGGCCGGCGGCGCGATCGCCACGGTGTCCGCCGGGTACCTCGACCGCCGACGGTGGAGACGCGACCGGATCGACCAGCGCACCGAGGCGCGCCGCGCGCTCTACGGCGACTACCTGGCCGCCCTGTCCCAGGCCAGGCTGACCTTCAGCCGCCTCTCGCGGGACACGGGCGCCTCCGACACGGAGCGCGGCAAGGCCGCCTGGGACGCCTTCGACCCGTGTTCCGGGTTCCGCCATCAGATGACGATCTCCGCCCCCGGCAGCGTCGTCGCGCCGTCCGAAGAGCTGTACCGCATCCTGCGCGACCTCCGGAACGCCATGGCCGAGGGCCTCCTCCTCGAAGACGGCGCCTACGCGGAACACCGCGTCCGGTACGACACCGCGCTCGACGCCCTCAGAGCCGCCATGCGCGACGACCTCGAGGCCGGACCGTAGACCGTCACCGCAGGCCACCCCGCACCGCGCCCCGCCCCCGCACCGCCCCCCGCCTCCGCTCCCTCCTCAGCTCCCGCAGATACGCCTGGGCATCCACCTGGATGGTGTGGCGGGTGGACGCCACGTAACGGCGGGCCGTTCGGGTGCGGTAGGTGTGGATCTCGGCGTGCATGTGCTCGCGGTCGGGGAGGGTGCAGTGGCCCTGGAGCAGGTCGGCGACCCAGTGGGACTGGGCCTCCGCCAGGGGCATGATGGCGCCGAGGGGCTGGACGAGGCCGATGAAGTACAGGCCGGGGCGGTCGGGTGCGGCGACCCGGCGGTAGAGGGCCGGGTTGTTGTCCCGGAGGCCGAGCACGCCGTCCGCCAGGAAGGGGAACGAGATGTCGTACCCCGTGCAGTAGATGATCGTGTCGATCTCCTCCACGCTGCCGTCCTCGAAGAAGACATGACCCTCATCCGCCTTGTTCGGCGCGGGCTTTACCGTGATGTCGCCGTGCGCGAGCCGGGACAGCAGGTCGTCGGAGATCGTCGGGTGGGCGGCCAGAACGCGGTGGGCGGGAGTGGGCAGGCCGTAGTCCGCCAGCCGGCCGCGGCTCAGGCGGAGCAGGAGGTGGAGGCCGCGGTCCTGGACCGCGAGGGGCGCCCTGGCCAGCCAGGAGTGCGTGAGGTGATCGGTGGGGACGCCGAACAGATGCTTGGGCACGATGTGCGCGCCCCGGCGCATCGCGAGATACGTCCGCCGGGAGACGCGCGAGGTCTCCACGGCGATGTCGCACGCCGAGTTGCCGATGCCCACCACCAACACCCGCCGGTCGGCCAACGGTTCGGGTGTGCGGTAGTCGTGCGAGTGGAGTTGGGCGCCCACGAAATCCGACGACCCCGGGATGCCCGGCCGGGGCCAACGGGGCTTCCAGTGGTGGCCGTTGGCGACGAGTACGGCGTCGTACACCCCCCGCTCCTCCTCGTGCGTGTCGCGATGGCGTGACGTCACCACCCACCCGTCCCCGTCCTGGACGACCTCGGTCACCTCGGTGCGGAAGCGGATCGACGGCCGCAGCCCGAAGTGCTCCACGAACGCGTCGAAGTAGCGCGCGATATGCGCGTGCCCCGGGTAGACCGGATACGCGTCCGACATGGGGAAACTGGCGTACTGCATGATCTGCCGGGACGTGTTGATGTGCAGCGAGCGGTACGCCGACGACTGCCCGTTGTCGTTCAGGTAGCGCCAGTTGCCGCCCACGTCCGAGCCCAGCTCGAAGCAGTCGTAGGCGATGCCCCGCTCCGCCAGGACCTGACACGCGGTGATCCCGGAAGAACCGGCCCCGATCACACACACCTTCTGCATGCCGACCTCCTCATGACCACCCGGTCATATCGGGGGCCGGTCACAGGCTGGGCGTATCCGTCGCCTCCTGTCAACGGGCGCGGCGTGGCACCGAGCCCCTCAACAGCCTTCTGTCGCAAGGCCGTTGACTTCCCGCACCCGCCGCCCCCACCATGACCGGGCGGTCACATGACCGTCCGGTCATACGGAGGAGTGTCCATGCCCACGCCCACCTGGACCAGGCTGTCGCCGGCCCGCCGCGAGCGCGTCCTGGTCGCCGCGATGGACGAGTTCGGCACCCACGGCTACTCCACGGGCAGCCTGAACGTCATCGCCCGCGAGGCCGGCGTCGCCAAGGGCTCCCTCTTCCAGTACTTCTCCGGCAAGCTCGACCTCTTCACCTACGTCGCCGAACAGACCTCGCTGCGCATCTACGCCCGGATGCGGCGCTGGCTCGACGGCTACGACGGGAGCACGGACTTCGCCACCCATCTCGTCGACGCCCTGGAAGCCTGGCTCGACTACTTCGCCGGACACCCTCTGGAGCGCGGGGTCACCGCCGCCACCAACATGGAGATGGACCCCGCGGTCCGGGACGCGGTCCGCGCCCCCGTGGACGCCCTGTACCAGGCCGGCCTCCGCCCCCTCCTCGAACGCGCCGTCGCGGCACGGGACTTGAGGAAGGACGCCGACCTGGACGCCCTCCTCTCGCACCTCCTCGTCCTGCTGCCCCACCTCGCGCTCGTCCCGCACGTCCCCGGCCTCGACGGCCCCCTTCCGCTCACCGGCGTCCACCCCCAGGTGCGCCGCGAGAACCTCGAACGTCTCATCACCCCGCTGCTCGCCGACTTCAGAGCGAGAGACGACCGATGACCCCCGCCCAGGACCCGCACGACTACGACGTCCTCGTCATCGGCTCCGGCTTCGGCGGCAGCGTCAGCGCCCTCCGGCTCACCGAGAAGGGCTACCGCGTCGGCGTCCTGGAAGCCGGCCGGCGCTTCGCCGACGCCGACTTCCCGCGCACGTCCTGGCGGGTGCGCAGGTACCTCTTCGCACCCCGCCTCGGTTGCACCGGCATCCTGCGCGCCTCCCTGCTCGGCGACATCCTCGTGCTCAGCGGCGCCGGCGTCGGCGGCGGATCGCTTGGCTACGCCAACACCCTCTACGAACCCCCGGACGCGTTCTACGAGGGCTCGCGCTGGGCGGCCCTCACCGACTGGCGCCGCGAACTGGCCCCCTACTTCGCCCAGGCACGCCGGATGCTCGGCGTCACCCCCAACCCGCTGTTCACCGAGGCCGACCTGCTGCTGAGGGACACCGCACGCGACCTCGGCCGCGAAGACACCTTCCGACCCACCCCCGTCGCCGTCCACTTCGGCCCGCCCGGCGCCGAACCCGGCACCTCCGTACCCGACCCGTACTTCGGCGGCGCCGGACCGGACCGCACCACCTGCGTCAACTGCGGCGCCTGCATGACCGGTTGCCGTCACAACGCCAAGAACACCCTGCCCAAGAACTACCTCGGCCTGGCCGAACGCGCCGGAGCACACGTCATGGAACGCCGCACCGTGACAGGCGTCCGCCGCGCGGGCGACGGCTGGGCCGTCACCTCGGTCCACACCGGCGCCGTCCCCGGCCGACGGCGGCGGACCCTCACCGCACGGCACGTGATCTTCGCGGCCGGCGCCCTGGGCACCCAACGGCTGCTGCACACCCTGAAGGACGACGGTTCGCTCGCCGGAATCTCACCCCGGCTCGGCCTGCTGACCCGCACCAACTCGGAGGCCATCCTCGGAGTCCGCGCCCGGGAACGCGACGCGGACTACTCCCGCGGCGTCGCCATCACCTCCTCCGTCCACCTGGACGACACCACGCACGTCGAGCCGGTGCGCTACGGCCGCGGCAGCAACCTCCTCGCCCTGCTCGGCGCGATGCTCGTCGACCCGGTGCCGGGACGATCCCGCCTCCTCGTGGGACTCGCCGCCATGGCGCGCGGCGCCCGCCGTCTGCCCGCCGTCCACAGTCCGCGCCGCTGGTCGCAGCAGACCGTGGTGCTGCTGGTCATGCAGACGGTGGACAACTCGGTCACCACCTACCTGCGACGCGGCCCGACCGGCCGCCGCCGCCTCACCAGCCGGCCCGGCGAGGGCGCGCCCAACCCGACCTGGATCCCCGCGGGACACCGCGCCGCCCGCACGGCCGCCGCCCGCATCGACGGACAGGCGTGCGGCACCTGGGCCGACCTCTTCGACGTACCGACCACCGGACACCTGATCGGCGGCTGCACGATGGGCGAGACCCCCGACACCGGAGTCGTCGACCCCTACCACCGCCTCCACGGCCACCCGGGGCTGCACGTGATCGACGGCTCCACCGTCTCCGCCAACCTCGGCGTCAACCCCTCGCTCACCATCACCGCCCTCGCCGAGCGGGCGACCGCCCTGTGGCCCAACCTGGGGGAGACCGACCCCCGCCCCGCACCCGGACTCCCGTACCGCCCCGTCGCACCCGTCCCGCCGCGCCGCCCCGCCGTCGCGGCCACCGCCCCCGCCGCCCTGCGCCTCCCCCCACCCCACGGAACGGACGCGGTATGACCGCCTACCCGGACGAGCCCTGGCACCTGGCCGGACAGATGTACCTGTCCCTGTGGGCCGTACGACGTGCCGCGATTCCCCCCGTCACACCCGGCCTGCGCCCCCTGACCGTCGCGGGCCGAGGACTGGTCGGCGCCGCCTGGGTCGTCTACGAGAACGACAGCGTCCTGCACTACACCGAACTGCTGCGGGCGGTCCTGGTGCGGGACGGCGCCCGGCCCCGGGTCTGCGTCACCGACATCTGGGTCGACAGCGAGGCGTCCATGGCGGGCGGCCGTGCCCTGTGGGGCATCCCCAAGGAGATGGCGGCCTTCGACGCGGAGCGAACGGACGACGGCGCGTCCTTCACCGCCCGGACCGGGCAAGAGGTGCTCGCGACCGGCCGCTGCACCGAGCGGGGACGCCTGCCCGGGCGCTGGCCGCTGGCCTACAAGGTGGCGCAGAGCCTCGACGGCCGGATCAGGACCAGCCCGGTGCGCAGCCGCGCCGAGCTGCGACGGGCACGCGCCGAATGGACGGCACCGGCCGGCAGCCCGCTCGCCGCACTCGGCGGCCGGCCCCCGCTGATCAGTCTCACCCTGCGCGACTTCACCCTGCGCTTCGGCGGCTGAACGCGCCACGGCCGACACGCCAACGGCCTTACGCCTCCGCCGAGTTCGACCGCGAGCGGCTCAGACATCACTGTTTCCTCCCCACAGAAAAGGTGATCTCGTGTTCCGTACGCTCCTGCGCTCCTTGACCGCGCTGCTGCTGACCGCGGCAGCCGCCCTTACCCTCGCACCCGCCGCACAGGCCGCCCCCGCCGTGCGGGCGACGGACCCCTTCACCACCGGGTCGTTCCCCGTCGCCTACACCGACCTCACCGTCTCCGCCTCGGGCCGCTCCTACAGCGCACGCGTCTGGTACCCGGGCACGACGGCCGGGGCGAACGCGCCGGTCGCCACCGGCACCCACCCCGGCCTCGCCTTCGGACACGGCTTCTTCCAGGGCATCGGCCAGTACGAGAGCCTCCTCAGGCACTACGCGTCCTGGGGCGTCATCACCGTCGCGCCCAAGTCCCAGGGCGGTCTCTTCCCCAGCCACACCGCCTTCGCCGACGACCTGAACGCGGCGCTCACCTGGCTCACCACCCAGAACGGCACCGCCGGTTCACGCTTCGCGGGCGCGGTCAGCACCGACCGGCTCGCCCTCTCGGGCCACTCGATGGGCGGGGGAGCGGCCCTGGTCGCGGCGGGCCGCAACCCGGCCGTCGCCACCGTCTCCACCCTCGCGGCCGCCGAGACCAACCCCTCGGCCGTCACCGCCTCCGGTTCGCTGACCATCCCCGTCCAGTATGTCGGCGGCAGCTCCGACACCATCGCCAAAGTCGCCGACCACCAGCGCAAGATGTACGACGCCAAGCAGTCCGCCAGCCAACTGCGCGTCATCACCGGCGGGTTCCACTGCGGCTTCGAGGACAGCTCCGGCATCGGCTGCGACAGCGGAACCGTCACCCGGGCCACCCAGCTCCGCCTGACCTACGGCATCACGACCGCCTGGCTGCTCCACACCCTCGGCGTCGACTCCTCCCTCCACGACCAGGTGTGGGGCGCCGCGGCCCAGAACCTGACCGGAGTGACGTACACCGCCAAGCCCTGAACCCCGGCGGGCGGCCACGGCGCACCCCGTGGCCGCCCGCCGTGCTCCTCGTCTGGGATTCCGGTCCACTTCCTCCGGATTGGCTCCCGCGTCCGCCCGGACCGCCCGCCTACGCTGCGGACATGCACCCCACGCTCCGCGCCGACCTCGACCGACTCCCGGAACTCCTGGCCTCCGCCCGTGACTTCGCGACCCGTGCGCTCGCCGGCATCGGGGAGCGACCGGTCTCCGCCGCCGTACCCGCCCCCGACCCCGGCCCGCTCCCGGCGGCCGGGGTCGGCGCACAGGGCGCTCTGGAACGCTTCGCCCGGCAGTGGGAGCCCGGCTTCTCCGGTTCGGCGGGCCCGCGCTACCTCGGATTCGTCACCGGCGGCAGCACCCCCGCGGCCCTCACCGGCGACTGGCTCACCGGCGTCTACGACCAGAACGGCTCCAGCGGCGGCGGTTCCGGCGCCGACGCCCTGGAGCGCGAGACGCTGGGCTGGCTGCGGGAACTGTTCGGCCTGGGCGAGGCGCACCGGGGCGCCTTCGTCAGCGGCGCGACGATGTCCAACACCGTGGGCCTGGCCGTGGCCCGGGAGTGGCTCGGCGAACGGCAGGGCGTGTCCGTCTCCCGCGAAGGAGCGGCCGCTCTCGGCCCCGTCCATGTGCTGTCCGGCAGCCCGCACTCCAGCATCACCAAGGCCCTGTCCGTCCTCGGCATCGGCCGCGACCGGCTGCGCCCCGTCCCCCTGCTGGGCGGTGACCGCGAGGCCGTGGACGTGTCCCGGCTCGCCGAGGCCCTCGACGTGCTCGACGGGCATCCCGCCGTCGTGGTCGCCAACGCCGGGACGGTGAACACGGTCGACTTCGACGACCTGCGGGCGATCGCCGCCCTCAAGGAGCGGTACGACTTCTGGCTCCATGTGGACGCCGCCTTCGGCGCGTTCGCCGCGCTCTCACCGGCCCACGCCGCTCTGGTCGACGGCCTCGACGCCGCCGACTCGATCTGTGTGGACCTGCACAAATGGCTGAACGTCCCCTACGACGCCGCCGTCCAGTTCACCCGCCGCCAGGACCTCCAGGTGCGGGTCTTCCACAACGAGTCGCCGTATCTCGGCCTGCCCACCGGCACCCCCGACTTCCTCCATCTGACCCCGGAGAACTCCCGGCGGCTGCGCGCCCTCGCCACCTGGTTCTCGCTCACCGCCTACGGCCGTGAGGGCCACGCGGAGATCGTCGGGCGCTGTGTCGCGCTGGCCCGGCGGCTGGGCGAGGGTGTCGCGGCCGTCCCGGGGCTGCGGCTCCTGGCGCCGGTGCGGCTGAACGTCGTCTGCCTCACCCTCACCGAGGGCGCGACCCCCGAGCGGCTGGGCGCTCTGGCGCGGGCGGTCGCCGACTCGGGCGAGGCGTTCCTCACGCCCACGGTCCTGCACGGAACGCCCGCGCTGCGCGCCGCGTTCAGCAACTGGCGTACGACGGAGACGGACACGGACCGGGTCCTGGACGCCCTGGCGCGCGCGGTACGGGAGTTGGGGCCCGCCCCCGTCGCGGACGCGTGAACAGGTGGCGCACGGCATGCGTCGGCCCCACTGCCCGGGGGGACGGGGGTGGGGCCGACATGCGCTCGGGTGGCCGGGGGGAGGGCACTTGTCCCGAGCTGTGTCCCTCTGGTGCCCGGTGGCGGGGGGTTGTATGCCTGTCCCGGGCAACCTGCCGCCATCGGATCGGACGATCACGGATCCCGCATGGTGTCCGCGGGCCTGGGCACCCGCGACCGCATGCACGGAAACCAGACGTATGCCACGACGGACACGCACGGCCGGCCCGGGCGCCGGGCGGACGTCTCACCACGGCGGCCGACCGGCCGGTC encodes:
- a CDS encoding SDR family NAD(P)-dependent oxidoreductase, which produces MTRTVLVTGGTSGIGRAVAARFAADRAEVYITGRHADTVERAAKELGVHGVTCDATDPGQVAALAARFDALDVLVNAAGGLPGPAPGDVPPLEGVLAQWRANLAQNLLGAVLTTASVQDKLGPGGTVLSIGSIGAERRGGSYGAAKAALAAWSASLSSELGPRGVTVNVISAGYIAGTNFFQGQMTDERHASLVGETHDKRAGTVDDIAETAHFLASPGARHITGQTIHVNGGAFTTR
- a CDS encoding DUF4232 domain-containing protein, which codes for MRTDACDNRTTPRKTKGPRTNGGWRSYAVGAAAVAAAFAATACEPDTTDGAGSTPSGRPSASSPAKPSDSGGDNSGGTTGGGGNGGDSAAVPDCAEEDLSFGTTLEDGKGEVPKHLLIAVTNAGDKKCAVHHYPYLFLGDYAEARYPIDVYEDSDPGEGPVVLAPGDEAYAALLASGVPMDQYETDSVTLLLHGREHGSDGSGPIGVDLPGVVAFDDGARVTYWTTASGFALDFIMDS
- a CDS encoding sensor histidine kinase produces the protein MPATQALRPRPAHVALAAGFAVAGCLAGAFYHPAPWRPFDLWAHLLTLLIALPLALRENRPFAVLVVTAAGFAGYLLLGYQPSLNFWVPAVAFVSVAARAARARIVCGAALLTAVIALSGVCGRLPWPVVAVQALIVPAVAFAVGLTQRRLAARNAELRRLTALLDRQQRQEARRAVLDERFRIARELHDTISQHMTIVTLQTGVAEYLFHADPPAARTALGTAAAAGRESLDELRRLLVVLRTHDLGGTPGAEDPADLLPDDPLPDDLLADIGRIPALAERLEAAGLHVGIRFTGERRPLHPGLELCAYRVVQEALTNVVKHSGSGTADVEVRYLDDELRVTVLDRGGPLPATTGGGSGHGLIGMRERAKMWHGSLTTGARPGGGYQVQLRLPLGQDRDGG
- a CDS encoding response regulator; amino-acid sequence: MLVVDDQHLIRSGIVTLLRTVEGLGPVLEASDGEEAVAAAREHRPDLILMDIKMPRLSGLAAAERILALGLDPAPRIVVLTTFDEDEYVYAALRAGCSGFLLKDMPPQQLLSAVTATLSADLLVAPARVRRLVEQHAVRQQRSRTGGDATSVLTDREAEVLGLVAKGLANEEIADRMSVSESTVKTHLHRAMTKLNLRSRAQAVVFAYESGIAQVGD
- a CDS encoding ABC transporter permease, which encodes MHVLAAETLLPVDLRLGVALVVLLVAAAGVAVVFRLAPDASFGRAWEIVAAGVRAAAQLAAVSLVIGWAVGHTAALVGFLCLMFGVATRTAGRRITRNSTWWWAALPIAVPVAPVVAGLVIGGLLPVPGIAIVPVTGILMGGALTATVLAGRRGLDELAQRHGEVEAGLALGLLEREARLEVARGAASEALVPALDQTRTVGLVTLPGAFVGMLLGGASPVLAGAVQVFVLIALLAVEALAVALTLELIARRRIHR
- a CDS encoding NAD(P)-binding domain-containing protein — its product is MQKVCVIGAGSSGITACQVLAERGIAYDCFELGSDVGGNWRYLNDNGQSSAYRSLHINTSRQIMQYASFPMSDAYPVYPGHAHIARYFDAFVEHFGLRPSIRFRTEVTEVVQDGDGWVVTSRHRDTHEEERGVYDAVLVANGHHWKPRWPRPGIPGSSDFVGAQLHSHDYRTPEPLADRRVLVVGIGNSACDIAVETSRVSRRTYLAMRRGAHIVPKHLFGVPTDHLTHSWLARAPLAVQDRGLHLLLRLSRGRLADYGLPTPAHRVLAAHPTISDDLLSRLAHGDITVKPAPNKADEGHVFFEDGSVEEIDTIIYCTGYDISFPFLADGVLGLRDNNPALYRRVAAPDRPGLYFIGLVQPLGAIMPLAEAQSHWVADLLQGHCTLPDREHMHAEIHTYRTRTARRYVASTRHTIQVDAQAYLRELRRERRRGAVRGRGAVRGGLR
- a CDS encoding TetR/AcrR family transcriptional regulator; this encodes MPTPTWTRLSPARRERVLVAAMDEFGTHGYSTGSLNVIAREAGVAKGSLFQYFSGKLDLFTYVAEQTSLRIYARMRRWLDGYDGSTDFATHLVDALEAWLDYFAGHPLERGVTAATNMEMDPAVRDAVRAPVDALYQAGLRPLLERAVAARDLRKDADLDALLSHLLVLLPHLALVPHVPGLDGPLPLTGVHPQVRRENLERLITPLLADFRARDDR
- a CDS encoding GMC oxidoreductase — its product is MTPAQDPHDYDVLVIGSGFGGSVSALRLTEKGYRVGVLEAGRRFADADFPRTSWRVRRYLFAPRLGCTGILRASLLGDILVLSGAGVGGGSLGYANTLYEPPDAFYEGSRWAALTDWRRELAPYFAQARRMLGVTPNPLFTEADLLLRDTARDLGREDTFRPTPVAVHFGPPGAEPGTSVPDPYFGGAGPDRTTCVNCGACMTGCRHNAKNTLPKNYLGLAERAGAHVMERRTVTGVRRAGDGWAVTSVHTGAVPGRRRRTLTARHVIFAAGALGTQRLLHTLKDDGSLAGISPRLGLLTRTNSEAILGVRARERDADYSRGVAITSSVHLDDTTHVEPVRYGRGSNLLALLGAMLVDPVPGRSRLLVGLAAMARGARRLPAVHSPRRWSQQTVVLLVMQTVDNSVTTYLRRGPTGRRRLTSRPGEGAPNPTWIPAGHRAARTAAARIDGQACGTWADLFDVPTTGHLIGGCTMGETPDTGVVDPYHRLHGHPGLHVIDGSTVSANLGVNPSLTITALAERATALWPNLGETDPRPAPGLPYRPVAPVPPRRPAVAATAPAALRLPPPHGTDAV
- a CDS encoding acetoacetate decarboxylase family protein encodes the protein MTAYPDEPWHLAGQMYLSLWAVRRAAIPPVTPGLRPLTVAGRGLVGAAWVVYENDSVLHYTELLRAVLVRDGARPRVCVTDIWVDSEASMAGGRALWGIPKEMAAFDAERTDDGASFTARTGQEVLATGRCTERGRLPGRWPLAYKVAQSLDGRIRTSPVRSRAELRRARAEWTAPAGSPLAALGGRPPLISLTLRDFTLRFGG
- a CDS encoding poly(ethylene terephthalate) hydrolase family protein, whose product is MFRTLLRSLTALLLTAAAALTLAPAAQAAPAVRATDPFTTGSFPVAYTDLTVSASGRSYSARVWYPGTTAGANAPVATGTHPGLAFGHGFFQGIGQYESLLRHYASWGVITVAPKSQGGLFPSHTAFADDLNAALTWLTTQNGTAGSRFAGAVSTDRLALSGHSMGGGAALVAAGRNPAVATVSTLAAAETNPSAVTASGSLTIPVQYVGGSSDTIAKVADHQRKMYDAKQSASQLRVITGGFHCGFEDSSGIGCDSGTVTRATQLRLTYGITTAWLLHTLGVDSSLHDQVWGAAAQNLTGVTYTAKP